The following are from one region of the Nicotiana tabacum cultivar K326 chromosome 3, ASM71507v2, whole genome shotgun sequence genome:
- the LOC107796559 gene encoding uncharacterized protein LOC107796559 — MVDDGNGACIIHPRVLDQMRLNDKIVPRCITLTGFNNAIERTSVEITLPVLTGGITLKTTFHIMDQAAIYNAIVGRPWIHLMRAVLSSLYQVIKFPTLWGIFSIHGEQRTSRECYCIAMDSMTTQQNKDKEKEA, encoded by the coding sequence ATGGTAGACGATGGAAATGGAGCAtgcattatccatccccgagtTCTTGACCAGATGAGACTCAATGACAAGATAGTGCCACGCTGCATCACACTAACTGGTTTTAATAATGCAATTGAACGAACATCGGTAGAAATTACACTCCCCGTCCTCACCGGCGGCATCACTCTGAAGACAACATTCCACATAATGGACCAAGCCGCCATATACAATGCCATAGTAGGACGCCCATGGATACATCTCATGAGAGCCGTCCTCTCCAGCTTATACCAAGTGATCAAGTTCCCAACACtttggggaatattcagcatacaCGGAGAACAACGCACATCCCGAGAATGCTACTGCATCGCCATGGATAGCATGACAACCCAACAAAATAAAGATAAGGAAAAAGAAGCATAG